A single Mangrovimonas sp. YM274 DNA region contains:
- the dnaN gene encoding DNA polymerase III subunit beta, whose amino-acid sequence MKFIVSSTYLLKQLQVLGGVINNSNTLPILDNFLFELNDSKLVVSASDLETTMSSVIDVESDSTGSIALPARLLLDTLKTFPEQPLTFVVEDNNTVEISSNHGKYALAYADGNEFPKAIALEDPSTTTIAGDILATAISKTIFAAGNDDLRPVMSGVFFQFSTEGLTFVATDAHKLVKYTREDVKASQVAEFIMPKKPLNLLKGILATNEDAVTIEYNDSNAKFIFDNSELVCRLIDGKYPNYEAVIPKENPNKLSIDRTQFLNSVRRVSIFSNKTTHQIRLKIAGAELNISAEDIDYSNKAEERLTCDYQGDDMQIGFNSRFLTEMLNNLNSDEVQLEMSLPNRAGILTPIDGLDEGELITMLVMPVMLNS is encoded by the coding sequence ATGAAGTTTATAGTATCGAGTACGTATTTACTTAAACAATTACAGGTTCTGGGAGGCGTGATCAACAACTCCAATACGCTACCTATTTTAGATAATTTCCTTTTTGAATTGAACGATTCCAAGCTTGTAGTTTCTGCAAGTGATTTAGAGACTACCATGTCTTCTGTGATAGATGTAGAAAGTGACAGTACCGGAAGTATCGCCTTACCTGCGCGTTTGTTACTTGATACTTTAAAAACATTCCCTGAGCAACCCTTAACTTTTGTGGTTGAAGACAACAATACGGTTGAAATTAGCTCTAACCACGGTAAATATGCCTTGGCATATGCCGATGGTAATGAATTCCCAAAAGCTATTGCTCTTGAAGACCCAAGTACTACCACTATTGCTGGTGATATTTTGGCGACTGCCATTAGCAAGACCATTTTTGCTGCTGGTAACGATGATTTGCGTCCTGTAATGAGTGGTGTGTTCTTTCAGTTTTCAACAGAAGGCTTGACCTTTGTGGCCACCGATGCCCACAAATTGGTAAAATATACCCGTGAGGATGTAAAAGCCTCTCAAGTGGCGGAATTCATCATGCCTAAGAAACCTTTAAATCTTTTAAAAGGAATTTTAGCCACCAATGAAGATGCCGTAACTATAGAATACAACGATTCCAATGCCAAGTTCATTTTTGACAACTCAGAGTTGGTATGTCGTTTGATTGATGGAAAATATCCTAACTACGAAGCGGTAATTCCTAAAGAAAACCCAAATAAACTTTCTATAGACCGTACCCAGTTCTTAAACTCTGTACGTCGTGTGAGCATCTTCTCTAACAAGACGACTCACCAAATTAGATTGAAAATTGCTGGTGCAGAATTGAATATTTCTGCAGAAGATATCGATTACTCAAACAAAGCCGAAGAGCGTTTAACTTGTGATTACCAAGGAGACGATATGCAAATTGGTTTTAACTCCCGTTTCTTAACCGAAATGTTGAACAACCTAAACTCCGACGAGGTACAATTGGAAATGAGCTTGCCAAACAGAGCCGGTATTCTAACTCCAATTGATGGTTTGGACGAAGGAGAATTGATTACTATGTTGGTAATGCCAGTAATGCTTAATTCATAA
- the glp gene encoding gephyrin-like molybdotransferase Glp: MISVSEALNILNGINIPHKSEICPLDNALGKVLFEDIFSPIDMPPFRQSAMDGYAIKWSNAKSYTLINESKAGDTLNHSLNDGEAVRIFTGALVPDAADTIVIQEHVTKNSDIITIDKLPEKTANIRRTGEQIKKGNLALEKGTCLNEAAIGYLASLGIHEVKVYTSPKVAIVVTGNELRAPGTMLKPGEIYESNAAMLSAALRKIGITNITKYKVEDTFETTVATISKAIAASDVVFVSGGISVGDYDFVREALLKNNVEEVFYKINQKPGKPLWFGQNKDTYVFALPGNPASALTCFYVYALPLLKKYMGFENSELQRIQAKSKHNIKNPSGKTLFLKAHFENDTVEVLRGQSSSMMHTFALSNALVCIPEHISEVSKGDIIECIKLNEQ, from the coding sequence ATGATATCCGTATCCGAAGCTTTAAACATATTAAACGGCATCAATATTCCGCATAAATCAGAAATATGCCCTTTGGATAATGCCTTGGGAAAAGTACTGTTTGAAGACATTTTTTCTCCTATTGATATGCCTCCGTTTCGTCAATCGGCCATGGATGGCTATGCCATAAAATGGAGTAACGCCAAAAGCTATACGCTAATTAATGAATCGAAAGCCGGCGACACGCTTAACCATTCTTTGAATGACGGCGAGGCAGTACGCATTTTTACGGGCGCTTTGGTCCCTGATGCTGCCGACACCATTGTGATACAGGAGCACGTTACAAAGAACAGTGATATCATCACGATTGATAAACTTCCTGAAAAAACAGCCAACATTAGACGAACTGGCGAACAGATAAAAAAAGGTAATCTCGCCCTAGAAAAAGGAACTTGCCTTAATGAAGCCGCTATAGGTTATTTAGCAAGTTTGGGCATTCATGAAGTAAAAGTTTACACCTCTCCAAAGGTTGCCATTGTGGTAACAGGAAATGAACTACGTGCACCCGGCACTATGCTTAAGCCAGGAGAAATTTACGAAAGTAACGCCGCCATGCTATCGGCTGCTTTGAGAAAAATTGGCATTACCAATATAACAAAATATAAAGTAGAAGATACTTTTGAAACTACTGTCGCAACTATTTCCAAAGCCATTGCTGCTTCAGATGTAGTATTTGTCTCAGGAGGAATTTCTGTGGGCGATTATGATTTTGTAAGGGAGGCATTGCTTAAAAACAATGTTGAAGAAGTATTTTATAAAATCAATCAAAAACCTGGAAAACCCTTGTGGTTTGGACAGAACAAAGACACCTATGTTTTTGCCCTGCCTGGCAATCCGGCATCCGCTTTAACCTGTTTTTATGTCTATGCGCTTCCTCTACTAAAAAAGTATATGGGATTTGAAAATAGCGAATTGCAACGCATACAAGCTAAGAGCAAACACAATATTAAAAATCCCTCGGGAAAAACACTGTTTTTAAAAGCGCATTTTGAAAATGACACTGTAGAAGTTTTGCGGGGTCAAAGTTCTTCTATGATGCATACGTTTGCACTAAGTAATGCATTGGTGTGCATCCCTGAACATATTTCAGAAGTTTCCAAAGGTGACATTATTGAATGTATCAAATTGAATGAACAATGA
- a CDS encoding sulfite exporter TauE/SafE family protein — MSTLSTEAFIIFSLILVVIAFLYASVGHGGASGYLALMALFSFPIAFMKPTALLLNIFVSGISFWFFKKNKHFRWQLFYPFAITSIPAAFLGGYLSINPTLYKQVLGVFLAIAIMRILGVFGKEQNVQKPIKLPLALAIGFGIGLFSGMIGIGGGIILSPVIILLAWGNMKEAAAVSALFIFVNSISGILGFTYNQNTIPMESFVFIPIALIGGTLGALYGSRISTNVQLKYILSIVLLIASIKLMTL, encoded by the coding sequence ATGAGCACGCTAAGCACAGAAGCATTTATCATTTTCTCCCTAATATTAGTGGTGATAGCTTTTTTGTATGCCAGTGTTGGTCACGGTGGTGCCAGTGGTTATTTGGCCTTAATGGCCCTGTTTTCATTCCCTATTGCCTTTATGAAGCCCACAGCCCTTTTACTAAACATTTTTGTGTCTGGCATTTCCTTTTGGTTTTTCAAAAAGAATAAACACTTTAGGTGGCAACTGTTCTACCCTTTCGCCATCACATCTATTCCGGCCGCATTTTTGGGAGGCTATTTAAGTATTAACCCAACCTTATACAAACAAGTATTAGGAGTGTTTCTAGCCATTGCCATCATGAGAATTCTAGGAGTATTCGGAAAGGAACAAAACGTTCAAAAGCCTATTAAGCTTCCGTTGGCATTGGCCATTGGTTTTGGAATAGGACTATTTTCCGGAATGATTGGTATTGGCGGCGGGATTATCCTTAGCCCTGTCATCATTCTATTGGCATGGGGAAACATGAAAGAAGCTGCGGCTGTTTCGGCACTGTTTATTTTTGTGAATTCCATTTCAGGGATTTTAGGTTTCACCTATAACCAGAATACCATTCCTATGGAATCTTTTGTATTTATTCCCATCGCTTTAATTGGTGGGACCTTAGGCGCGCTCTACGGAAGTAGAATTTCTACCAATGTACAATTGAAATATATTTTATCGATTGTCTTACTGATTGCTTCCATTAAATTAATGACCTTATGA
- a CDS encoding winged helix-turn-helix domain-containing protein, which produces MNIKSRVWIENDGKTFLGFGRILLLKKVEETSSINAAAKAMNMSYKKAWKLMNDMNDISKEPILIKNIGGKNGGGTTLTPYGKALIEQFETINNNCMAYLEAEFKKLEL; this is translated from the coding sequence ATGAACATTAAAAGTAGGGTTTGGATTGAGAATGACGGCAAAACCTTTTTAGGTTTCGGACGTATTTTACTGCTTAAAAAAGTGGAGGAAACCTCCTCTATCAATGCGGCAGCCAAGGCCATGAATATGTCTTATAAAAAAGCCTGGAAGCTAATGAACGACATGAACGATATTTCTAAGGAGCCCATTCTTATCAAAAATATTGGAGGTAAAAATGGTGGAGGCACAACCCTTACCCCTTACGGAAAAGCCTTGATAGAACAATTCGAAACCATCAATAACAACTGTATGGCCTATTTGGAAGCGGAATTTAAAAAATTGGAACTATGA
- a CDS encoding Crp/Fnr family transcriptional regulator, with protein sequence MMDALQQYYGYLFEDELLEEIQQFGSFREVKEGDILIEIGEYIKYMPLLISGAIKILREDKEGDELILYFIERGDTCAMTLSCCMEQKKSEIRAVAETDTQLIMIPVQKMAEWMSKYKSWQNFILQSYNERMTELLEAIDAIAFLKMDKRVLKYLKDKAMANHDDLINVTHREIANDMHTSRVVISRLLKSLEKEGHIKLHRNSIKVLDL encoded by the coding sequence ATGATGGACGCGTTACAACAGTATTACGGATACCTTTTTGAGGATGAGTTACTTGAGGAAATTCAACAATTTGGAAGTTTTAGAGAGGTCAAGGAAGGAGACATTTTAATTGAAATAGGCGAGTATATAAAGTACATGCCCTTGCTGATTTCTGGAGCCATTAAAATTCTGAGAGAGGACAAGGAAGGTGATGAACTTATTTTGTATTTTATTGAAAGAGGGGATACCTGTGCGATGACGCTGTCCTGCTGTATGGAACAAAAGAAAAGTGAAATTAGGGCTGTAGCCGAAACAGATACGCAGTTAATCATGATTCCTGTTCAAAAAATGGCAGAATGGATGAGTAAGTATAAAAGTTGGCAAAATTTTATTTTACAGAGTTATAATGAAAGAATGACTGAGCTTTTGGAAGCTATTGATGCCATTGCGTTTTTAAAAATGGACAAGCGGGTGTTAAAATACCTTAAGGACAAGGCTATGGCCAATCATGATGATCTTATTAATGTTACCCATAGAGAAATTGCTAATGATATGCACACTTCCAGAGTAGTTATTTCAAGACTACTGAAATCTTTGGAAAAGGAAGGGCATATAAAACTTCATCGTAACAGCATCAAAGTCTTGGATCTATAA
- a CDS encoding sulfite exporter TauE/SafE family protein yields the protein MIDIIGYVAALVIGVVLGLIGGGGSILTVPLLVYLLGYSPVVATAYSLFVVGSSSLVGVVQKHRKKQVDFKTGLAFSFPSFLAVYMSRRYLVPYIPDEIFNIGGYVLSKDMLIMVFFAVVMFMAATSMIKKKEKKEEVHKPQPYYKTFVQGMVIGGITGVIGAGGGFLYVPALVLWAGLSMKKAVGTSLVIIAINSLIGFLGDLHTQTINWTFLLLFSALTIIGILIGGSLSKYVSNTKLKKSFGWFILIMAVYIIIKEFIQW from the coding sequence TTGATTGATATTATTGGTTATGTAGCGGCTCTGGTGATTGGAGTGGTTTTAGGTTTGATAGGAGGAGGTGGTTCCATACTTACGGTGCCTTTATTAGTATACCTTTTAGGGTATAGTCCTGTGGTGGCAACTGCTTATTCCTTATTTGTAGTAGGATCGTCTTCTTTGGTAGGTGTAGTTCAAAAGCATCGTAAAAAGCAAGTAGACTTCAAAACCGGTTTGGCCTTTTCATTCCCTTCGTTTTTGGCGGTGTATATGTCAAGGCGATATTTAGTACCATATATCCCTGATGAAATATTCAATATTGGAGGATATGTGCTTTCAAAGGATATGTTGATCATGGTCTTTTTTGCAGTGGTTATGTTTATGGCCGCAACTTCCATGATTAAAAAGAAGGAAAAGAAAGAAGAAGTCCATAAGCCGCAACCCTATTATAAAACCTTTGTACAAGGAATGGTAATTGGAGGAATTACAGGTGTGATAGGAGCTGGAGGAGGCTTTTTATATGTGCCGGCACTGGTACTTTGGGCTGGATTGTCCATGAAAAAAGCAGTAGGGACCTCTTTGGTGATCATTGCCATAAACTCCTTAATAGGTTTTTTGGGAGACTTGCATACGCAAACCATCAATTGGACATTTTTACTATTATTTTCAGCACTAACCATAATCGGCATTTTGATTGGAGGTTCCCTTTCAAAATATGTATCCAATACAAAACTTAAAAAAAGCTTTGGTTGGTTTATTTTAATCATGGCAGTATACATTATAATTAAAGAATTTATTCAATGGTAA
- a CDS encoding molybdenum cofactor guanylyltransferase yields the protein MSFASNITAYILCGGASKRMQEEKGLVLYKGQPFVKHVIDAVHPITSYIYLVTSNEAYCQFGLELLPDIYSNKGPVGGIYTALKHASTANNLILSCDIPELSTEVVSKYIIANLSEADVTYVSNGTDNFPLIAAYSKTCLPIFEKALVQDNLKLRNTIEQLNCNRVIVEEEDQLALRNINTKEELQTLINETQDTLGN from the coding sequence ATGAGTTTTGCGTCCAACATAACGGCTTATATTTTGTGCGGTGGCGCCAGCAAGCGTATGCAGGAGGAAAAGGGCTTGGTACTTTATAAGGGGCAACCATTCGTTAAACATGTCATCGATGCCGTGCATCCTATTACTTCCTATATCTATTTGGTGACTTCCAATGAAGCCTATTGTCAATTTGGATTGGAATTGCTCCCCGACATTTATAGTAACAAAGGCCCTGTTGGAGGTATTTACACAGCTTTGAAGCATGCTTCAACAGCAAACAATCTTATCTTGAGTTGCGACATTCCAGAACTGTCTACAGAGGTCGTTTCAAAATACATCATAGCAAATCTTTCTGAAGCCGATGTAACCTATGTTAGCAACGGAACGGATAATTTTCCGCTTATTGCAGCTTATTCCAAAACATGTTTACCAATTTTTGAAAAAGCCTTAGTGCAAGACAATTTGAAATTGCGAAACACAATCGAACAATTGAATTGTAATCGGGTTATTGTTGAAGAGGAAGACCAATTGGCGCTAAGAAACATCAATACAAAAGAAGAATTACAAACTTTAATCAATGAAACCCAAGATACCTTAGGGAACTAA
- a CDS encoding putative quinol monooxygenase, translating to MFVRIVKMSFQPEKIDTFLSNFEANKTKIRAFEGCQFLELYRDKTNSNIFFTYSYWDTENDLENYRHSELFKGVWANTKPLFNAKPEAWSVDKLESLA from the coding sequence ATGTTTGTACGGATCGTGAAAATGAGTTTTCAACCCGAAAAAATAGACACATTTCTTTCCAATTTTGAAGCCAACAAAACCAAAATACGAGCTTTTGAAGGCTGTCAGTTTTTGGAATTGTACCGAGATAAAACCAACTCCAACATCTTTTTCACATACAGTTATTGGGACACCGAAAACGATTTGGAAAACTATAGGCATTCAGAATTGTTCAAAGGTGTTTGGGCCAATACCAAACCTCTCTTTAATGCCAAACCAGAAGCTTGGAGTGTTGATAAGTTGGAATCATTGGCTTAA
- the gldG gene encoding gliding motility-associated ABC transporter substrate-binding protein GldG, which yields MLAILKKEINSFFASPIGYLVIALFLLLNGLFLWVFKGDFNILDNGFADLTTFFTLAPWILIFLVPAITMRSFCDEKKQGTLELLLTKPVSQIQIVLGKYLGSLLLIVMALLPTLLYAYSIYKLGNPEGNLDVGSTLGSYFGLLFLAAAYTAIGIFSSTLTDNQIVAFISAVFLCFIFYFGFEGLSSLNLFGDTVYLEKLGMENHFKSMSRGVLDTRDLLYFLSIIAIFVLLTAKRIQTKNINKKDIIGLSTFVIGLLVLNVFAQSIYKRFDLTQDNRYTLSQAALNTVAEVDSPLIVDVFLEGDFPSEFRRLKEETRQILEEFALYNSDVTFNFINPVADEATRDQNIQQLAQRGLQPFQLSIKESGKSSQELIFPWALASYNEQTVKIPLLKNNIGATDQERVNNSIQHLEYAFAEAFKKLTTTKEKKIAILKGNGELEDIYIADFLKTLKEHYNIAPFTMDSVANAPEKTLKQLEGYDLVIAAKPTVPFSEEEKYVLDQYTMNGGKSLWLTESVIMDKDSLLNETGRAIAVMRDNNLNDFFFKYGVRINPVLVKDMYSAPITLAIGEGNNTQFQPLQWPYSPLAANNPNHPITNNINLVKFDFASQIDTLKNSVDKTILLRSSSLTQLEGVPREISLEIVTQEPNPETFNKGHQTLAVLLEGEFTSVYNNRVKPLKLSEDKTTSVPTKMIVVADGDVIKNDVVRNQPQELGFDFFTKRNFGNKEFLENAVNYLLEDDGLINIRTKEIDLAFLDPQKIAEQKTKWQLINLVLPLLLLAIFGLGFNYARKRKYT from the coding sequence ATGCTAGCTATACTTAAAAAAGAAATCAATTCGTTTTTTGCCTCCCCCATAGGCTACCTTGTTATTGCGTTGTTTTTATTGCTCAACGGTTTATTTTTGTGGGTATTTAAAGGCGATTTTAATATTTTGGACAATGGTTTTGCAGACCTGACCACCTTCTTTACCCTAGCCCCTTGGATTTTAATTTTCTTGGTTCCCGCCATTACCATGCGAAGTTTTTGTGATGAAAAAAAACAAGGCACCCTGGAGCTTCTCCTCACAAAACCGGTGAGCCAAATTCAAATTGTATTGGGTAAATATTTAGGCTCCCTGCTGTTAATTGTGATGGCGCTATTGCCTACACTGCTTTATGCCTATAGCATTTACAAACTGGGAAACCCAGAAGGTAATTTGGATGTGGGCAGTACCCTTGGTTCGTATTTTGGATTGTTGTTTTTAGCCGCCGCTTATACTGCCATTGGTATTTTTTCTTCGACACTTACCGATAATCAAATTGTAGCGTTTATCAGTGCGGTATTTTTATGCTTCATTTTCTATTTTGGATTTGAAGGGCTTTCCAGTCTCAATCTTTTTGGAGATACGGTTTACCTAGAAAAACTAGGGATGGAAAACCACTTTAAAAGTATGAGTCGTGGGGTCTTGGACACCCGGGACTTGCTGTACTTCTTGAGTATCATTGCAATTTTTGTTTTGCTGACCGCTAAACGCATCCAAACAAAAAACATCAATAAAAAAGATATCATTGGGCTATCTACATTTGTAATAGGCTTATTGGTTCTCAATGTTTTTGCCCAAAGCATCTACAAAAGATTTGACCTTACCCAAGATAACCGGTATACACTGTCACAAGCTGCTTTAAATACAGTTGCAGAAGTAGATTCGCCTTTAATTGTAGATGTATTTTTGGAAGGCGATTTCCCTTCTGAATTTAGACGCTTAAAAGAAGAGACCCGTCAAATTTTGGAAGAGTTTGCTTTATATAATTCCGATGTGACTTTTAATTTTATCAATCCTGTAGCCGATGAAGCAACACGTGACCAAAACATTCAACAATTGGCACAACGTGGTCTACAGCCCTTTCAATTATCGATAAAGGAAAGCGGCAAATCGTCACAAGAACTTATTTTCCCTTGGGCTTTGGCCAGCTATAACGAGCAAACGGTTAAAATTCCGTTGCTGAAAAACAATATTGGAGCCACAGACCAAGAACGTGTGAACAATTCCATTCAGCATTTGGAATATGCCTTTGCAGAGGCTTTCAAAAAACTTACCACCACAAAAGAAAAGAAAATAGCCATCCTAAAAGGAAATGGCGAACTGGAAGACATTTATATCGCTGATTTCTTAAAGACCTTGAAAGAGCATTATAATATTGCGCCTTTCACCATGGACAGTGTTGCCAATGCTCCTGAAAAAACGTTGAAACAGTTAGAAGGTTATGATCTTGTTATTGCAGCTAAACCAACCGTTCCTTTTTCCGAAGAAGAAAAATATGTTTTGGATCAATACACTATGAACGGCGGTAAAAGTTTGTGGTTAACGGAATCTGTGATTATGGATAAGGACAGTTTGCTGAATGAAACTGGACGCGCCATTGCCGTTATGAGGGACAACAACCTAAATGATTTCTTCTTTAAATACGGGGTTCGCATCAACCCTGTATTGGTTAAGGACATGTATTCGGCGCCAATTACTTTGGCGATTGGAGAAGGTAACAACACACAGTTTCAGCCACTACAATGGCCGTATTCCCCATTGGCAGCCAACAATCCCAACCACCCTATCACGAACAATATCAACTTGGTGAAATTTGATTTTGCCAGCCAGATAGATACCTTGAAGAACAGTGTTGACAAAACCATTTTATTGAGAAGTTCCAGCCTTACGCAGTTGGAAGGTGTGCCACGCGAAATAAGTTTAGAGATTGTTACCCAAGAGCCAAACCCTGAAACCTTCAACAAAGGTCACCAAACCTTAGCGGTTCTTTTGGAAGGCGAATTTACTTCGGTGTACAACAACCGTGTAAAACCATTGAAACTTTCCGAAGATAAAACTACCAGTGTCCCTACCAAAATGATAGTAGTGGCCGATGGTGACGTGATCAAAAATGATGTGGTTAGAAACCAACCTCAGGAATTAGGATTTGATTTCTTTACCAAGCGTAATTTTGGCAACAAGGAGTTCTTGGAAAATGCCGTAAATTACCTTTTGGAGGATGACGGACTTATAAACATTAGAACCAAAGAAATCGATTTGGCCTTTTTGGATCCTCAAAAAATAGCCGAGCAAAAAACCAAGTGGCAGCTTATAAATCTTGTACTTCCACTCCTTTTGTTGGCAATTTTCGGACTAGGTTTCAACTATGCCAGAAAGCGAAAATACACTTAA
- a CDS encoding DUF4870 domain-containing protein translates to MREDKQLLVVTHLSQLLTCLTGFGGLIVPLVLWLTQKDRVYSMDQQGKEIVNFQLSIIVYTLLSIPLILLLGLGIVTLIVVGLISLAFPIINAIKASNGEVPKYPLSLNFIS, encoded by the coding sequence ATGAGAGAAGATAAACAACTTTTGGTAGTAACGCATTTAAGCCAGTTGTTGACATGTCTAACAGGTTTTGGAGGCTTAATTGTGCCTTTGGTACTTTGGTTGACCCAAAAGGACCGTGTGTACTCTATGGACCAACAAGGAAAGGAAATTGTGAATTTTCAATTGAGTATCATTGTGTACACTCTATTAAGTATTCCTTTAATTCTTCTATTAGGTTTAGGTATTGTCACCTTGATTGTGGTAGGATTGATTTCATTGGCATTTCCTATCATTAATGCCATAAAAGCAAGTAACGGAGAAGTTCCTAAATATCCCTTATCTCTTAATTTTATTAGTTAG
- a CDS encoding rhodanese-like domain-containing protein, producing MKIEQIYTGCLAQGAYYIESNGEVAIIDPLREVQPYIDRAKDNNATIKYIFETHFHADFVSGHVTLSKQTGAPIVYGPNANPSFDAIIAKDGQEFKLGNVTIIALHTPGHTMESTTYLLRDENGKDYAIFSGDTLFLGDVGRPDLAQKGKELTQEDLAGYLYDSLRTKIMPLADEVIVYPAHGAGSACGKNMMKETVDTLGNQKKMNYALRADMTKEEFIKEVTDGLLPPPQYFPLNVKMNKEGYEDIDEVLERGTRALSPDEFEVAANETGAIVLDVRDQGDFVKGHIPRSIFIGINGGFAPWVGALIKDTKQPILLVCPEGREEETVTRLSRVGFDNTLGYLKGGFEAWEEAGKETDSLVSISAEELKSRMEKEDLPIFDVRKDGEFTASHVENAHFTPLDFLNDHLAEFPEDKTFYVHCAGGYRSVIAASILKSRGIHNLVDVAGGFAAIKNAEIPVTNYVCPSTLK from the coding sequence ATGAAGATAGAACAAATATACACAGGATGTTTGGCGCAGGGAGCCTATTACATTGAAAGTAATGGCGAAGTGGCTATTATTGATCCATTAAGGGAGGTACAACCCTATATAGATAGAGCAAAAGATAATAATGCTACCATAAAATATATTTTTGAAACGCATTTTCACGCAGACTTCGTTAGTGGACACGTTACTTTGTCCAAACAAACAGGAGCTCCAATTGTATACGGACCAAATGCCAATCCTTCTTTTGATGCAATTATCGCTAAGGATGGTCAGGAGTTTAAATTGGGGAATGTTACCATTATTGCTCTGCATACACCAGGGCATACTATGGAAAGCACCACCTATTTATTGAGAGACGAAAACGGAAAGGACTACGCTATTTTTAGTGGAGATACGTTGTTTTTAGGAGATGTAGGGCGTCCCGATTTGGCTCAAAAAGGAAAAGAATTGACCCAAGAAGATTTGGCAGGATATCTTTATGATAGCTTGCGTACCAAGATCATGCCGTTGGCAGATGAGGTGATTGTGTATCCGGCACACGGTGCTGGTTCTGCTTGTGGAAAGAACATGATGAAGGAAACGGTAGATACCCTTGGTAACCAGAAAAAAATGAATTACGCTTTGAGAGCAGACATGACCAAAGAGGAATTCATTAAGGAAGTAACCGATGGATTGTTGCCGCCTCCACAATATTTCCCGTTGAATGTGAAAATGAATAAAGAAGGTTACGAAGATATCGATGAGGTTCTAGAGCGTGGCACAAGAGCATTGAGTCCAGATGAATTTGAAGTAGCTGCCAATGAAACAGGAGCTATCGTACTAGATGTACGTGATCAAGGTGATTTTGTAAAAGGCCATATTCCGCGTTCTATTTTTATAGGAATCAATGGAGGATTTGCACCATGGGTTGGTGCTTTGATAAAAGACACCAAACAACCAATATTATTGGTATGCCCAGAAGGAAGAGAAGAAGAGACCGTGACTAGATTGTCAAGAGTTGGATTTGATAATACCCTAGGTTATTTGAAAGGTGGTTTTGAAGCTTGGGAGGAAGCAGGCAAAGAAACAGACAGTTTGGTGTCAATTTCTGCGGAAGAATTGAAATCCCGTATGGAAAAAGAAGACTTGCCAATTTTTGATGTTAGAAAAGATGGAGAGTTTACAGCATCACACGTTGAGAATGCTCATTTTACGCCATTAGATTTCTTAAATGATCATTTGGCTGAATTTCCAGAGGATAAAACATTTTATGTGCATTGTGCCGGAGGATACCGTTCAGTGATTGCAGCATCCATTTTAAAAAGCCGTGGGATCCACAATTTGGTGGATGTTGCTGGAGGATTTGCAGCTATTAAAAATGCTGAGATTCCGGTAACTAATTATGTATGTCCTTCTACATTAAAGTAA
- a CDS encoding bifunctional precorrin-2 dehydrogenase/sirohydrochlorin ferrochelatase produces METNELYPIFVKVHQLNVLIVGGGNVGLEKLSFLLKSSPRANVEVVSITFHEELVALASKHSSVKLTQKAYDISDLDNRHLVIGCTDNLEVNLQINKDAKSKQLLVNIADTPDQCDFYLGGIVSKGNVKIAISTNGKSPTTAKRIRQFLEDVIPEDINQLVNNLNAYRKTIKGDFEEKVKQMNQITSGLVNKKE; encoded by the coding sequence ATGGAAACAAACGAATTATATCCCATTTTTGTAAAAGTACACCAACTCAATGTGCTTATTGTTGGCGGTGGCAATGTTGGTCTGGAAAAGTTATCATTTCTATTGAAATCCAGCCCCCGTGCCAATGTAGAAGTGGTTTCTATAACTTTCCATGAAGAGTTGGTTGCATTGGCCAGTAAACACTCTAGTGTAAAGCTTACTCAAAAAGCTTATGACATTTCAGATTTAGACAATAGGCATTTGGTAATTGGCTGTACCGATAATCTTGAAGTCAACTTACAGATAAACAAAGATGCCAAAAGCAAACAGCTTTTGGTTAACATTGCCGACACCCCAGATCAATGCGATTTTTACCTAGGTGGAATCGTGTCCAAAGGCAATGTGAAAATTGCCATTTCCACTAACGGAAAGTCCCCAACTACTGCCAAGCGTATCAGGCAGTTTTTGGAAGATGTCATTCCTGAGGACATCAACCAATTGGTTAACAACCTTAACGCCTACAGAAAAACCATTAAAGGCGACTTTGAAGAAAAAGTGAAACAAATGAACCAAATCACCAGTGGTT